A genomic region of Synechococcus sp. NOUM97013 contains the following coding sequences:
- a CDS encoding mechanosensitive ion channel family protein — protein MNLGHLLWTVFGGAAITLALSYLLRRVLPRLTQKTNSDFDDFVLAALADAVIPIGLVTVLVLTEIDLNFPANIKTAYDIALRGLVTIVLVRFTNRVGARFLTSAARRTGGEDLQQLLKSLLPLLRAVVWTVGILVLLQSLGVQMTVVWGLLSAGGIGIGLALKEPAQELFAYLMILLDKPFTVGQFISTGSTSATVEKIGVRSTHLRSTRGELVVVSNSSLTGKTIQNFAEMKQRRMLYSIGVTYDTTVEQMKAIPSMIQAIIDQQEHSSFGRCHFTEFADSSLNFELAYYIDTRDYTVALNDQQAINLAIMEAFAQEGIEFAFPSQTVYLESDSGASQAR, from the coding sequence ATGAACCTGGGTCATCTCCTCTGGACGGTCTTCGGCGGCGCAGCCATCACCCTGGCGCTGTCTTACCTGCTGCGGCGAGTACTTCCCCGACTGACGCAGAAAACCAACAGCGATTTCGACGACTTCGTGCTCGCAGCCCTGGCGGATGCCGTGATTCCGATCGGGCTGGTCACTGTGCTGGTGCTCACGGAAATTGATCTCAACTTTCCCGCCAACATCAAGACGGCCTACGACATCGCCCTGCGCGGCCTGGTCACGATCGTGCTGGTGCGCTTCACCAATCGGGTGGGTGCTCGCTTCCTCACAAGTGCCGCGCGACGCACCGGCGGCGAAGACCTTCAGCAGCTGCTCAAAAGCCTGCTGCCTCTCCTAAGGGCTGTGGTGTGGACCGTGGGCATCCTGGTGCTTCTTCAGAGCCTGGGCGTGCAAATGACGGTGGTCTGGGGTCTGCTCAGCGCCGGCGGCATCGGTATCGGCTTGGCCCTCAAAGAACCGGCGCAGGAGCTGTTCGCTTACCTGATGATCCTGCTCGACAAACCGTTCACCGTCGGCCAGTTCATCAGCACGGGATCCACGTCGGCCACGGTGGAGAAAATCGGCGTGCGCTCCACCCATCTGCGCAGCACCCGCGGCGAACTTGTGGTGGTCAGCAACAGCTCGCTGACGGGAAAAACCATTCAAAACTTCGCCGAAATGAAACAAAGGCGCATGCTCTATTCCATCGGCGTCACCTACGACACCACCGTGGAACAGATGAAAGCCATTCCCTCCATGATCCAGGCGATCATCGACCAGCAGGAGCACAGCAGCTTCGGCCGTTGTCACTTCACTGAATTCGCCGACTCAAGCCTGAATTTCGAGCTGGCCTATTACATCGACACCCGTGATTACACCGTCGCCCTGAACGATCAGCAGGCGATCAACCTGGCCATCATGGAAGCCTTTGCACAGGAAGGCATCGAGTTTGCCTTCCCGAGCCAGACCGTCTATCTGGAAAGCGATTCAGGAGCGAGCCAGGCCAGATGA
- a CDS encoding helix-turn-helix transcriptional regulator has protein sequence MLKGLSDPIRLRVIEQLGAGERCVCDLTTDLQLSQSRLSFHLKVLREAGLISDRQSGRWVYYRLRPEALGALQQWLQGLSISCEARSSCCDG, from the coding sequence ATGCTCAAAGGGCTGTCCGACCCGATCCGACTGAGGGTGATAGAGCAGCTGGGTGCCGGCGAGCGCTGCGTCTGCGATCTCACCACGGATCTGCAGCTCTCCCAGTCACGACTCTCCTTTCACCTCAAGGTGCTCCGCGAGGCAGGCCTAATTAGCGATCGCCAGAGCGGTCGCTGGGTCTACTACCGGCTGCGGCCCGAAGCCCTGGGAGCACTGCAACAGTGGCTGCAAGGGCTCTCCATCAGCTGCGAAGCACGCAGCAGCTGCTGCGACGGCTGA
- a CDS encoding DUF938 domain-containing protein yields the protein MTGEAEDERLLFPATQRNRIPIGDALERHLPSQGLVLELASGSGEHGVTFQQRFPGLTWQCSDPDPDHCRSINSWIRHEGLSGTMPTALALDVRERHWRQHLSAAPQAIVSINLLHIAPWECTLALLDNAAELLQAGSTLSVYGPFRVDGVHVSESNRQFDLTLRQRDPSWGVRDQTTVIDRAAAVGLTLREIAMLPANNRMITWSR from the coding sequence ATGACAGGCGAAGCCGAGGACGAACGCCTGCTGTTTCCCGCCACACAGCGCAATCGCATTCCCATTGGAGACGCGCTGGAGCGCCATCTGCCCAGCCAGGGTTTGGTGCTCGAACTCGCCAGCGGCTCGGGGGAGCACGGCGTGACTTTTCAACAACGCTTTCCCGGGCTGACCTGGCAATGCAGTGACCCCGATCCGGACCACTGCCGCAGCATCAACAGCTGGATCCGTCATGAGGGACTCAGCGGAACCATGCCCACTGCACTGGCACTCGACGTGCGTGAACGTCACTGGCGCCAGCACCTGAGCGCTGCACCGCAGGCCATCGTCAGCATCAACCTGCTGCACATCGCTCCCTGGGAGTGCACGCTTGCACTGCTGGACAACGCCGCGGAGCTGCTGCAAGCGGGCAGCACACTCAGCGTGTATGGGCCGTTCCGCGTCGATGGCGTCCACGTCAGCGAGAGCAACCGCCAGTTCGATCTGACCTTGCGACAGCGCGACCCCAGCTGGGGTGTGCGCGACCAGACGACCGTGATCGATCGGGCCGCGGCCGTGGGCCTGACGCTGCGCGAAATCGCGATGCTGCCGGCCAACAACCGCATGATCACCTGGAGCCGCTGA